Proteins co-encoded in one Nicotiana sylvestris chromosome 7, ASM39365v2, whole genome shotgun sequence genomic window:
- the LOC138872811 gene encoding uncharacterized protein, which produces MDPLKYIFQNPMPTGRLSKWQILLTEFDNVYVTRTAMKAQALVDHPAENPVDDEYQPLSTYFLDEEVNSVEVIPEDTNAWKMFFDGAVNTKGVAIRAILILPTGQHYPATARLRFFCTNNTGEYEACIMGMNMAVDMDVEELLIMGDSDLIIWQAQGEWETRDIKIIPYKQHMEDISKRFKSVEFRYIS; this is translated from the coding sequence atggatcctctgaagtacatatttcaaaacccaatgcccacaggaaggttgtcaaagtggcaaatcctgctcactgaGTTTGACAatgtctatgtcacccgcacggcgatGAAAGCTCAAGCCTTGGTGGATCACCCAGctgagaatccggttgatgatgaataccaaccccTGAGTACTTACTTTCTGGAcgaggaagtaaattcagttgaaGTAATtccagaagacaccaatgcttggaaaatgttctttgacggagctgtaAACACAAAAGGTGTCGCGATTAGGGCAATTTTGATTTTgcccactggtcagcactatcctgccACAGCCCGGCTTCGGTTTTTCtgtacaaacaacaccggtgaatatgaagcttgcattatgggtatgaatatggCAGTTGACATggatgtggaagaattgttaattatgggagattctgacttgattatttggcaagctcaaggtgaatgggaaactcgggacaTTAAGATTATCCCATACAAGCAACATATGGAAGATATTAGCAAACGATTCAAGTCTGTTGAATTCAGGTACATCTCTTGA
- the LOC138872812 gene encoding uncharacterized protein, with protein MEKDCFSFVRKCHQCKVHGDLIHALPSELHHMSAPWPFVAWGIDVIGTIETKSLNRHRFILVAIDYFTIWVEAVTFIAITKKEVVEFVHSNIIFHFGIPKTIITNNAANLNSHLMREVCKKFKITHCNSTPYRPKANGTVESTNKNIKKILRKIKVLDNGIKTEIKDDEWVKTQLEQLTMINEKWMAAVCHGQLYQQRMARAYDKKVQPRNFEVGKLVLRRIIPHHEEAKGKCSPNWKGPYIVRKLLLKGALYLGDIEGNDPETAVNADAVKRKEGKIGLQGFCLTQANIQEGTQPRQLEAYGQELRQSIPGSDVAINISKDVLEEGKIRFLRLYICFQALKLGFKSGLRTLIGLDGTFLKGLLDVMSTVLPDAHHRYCARHIEFN; from the exons atggaaaaggattgcttcagttttgtccgcAAGTGCCATCAGTGTAAGGTacacggtgacctgattcatgcactGCCTTCAGAGTTACATCatatgtcagcaccttggccatttgttgcctggggtataGATGTTATTGGGACAATCGAGACGAAATCTTTGAATAGGCACAGATTCATCCTGgttgccattgattatttcacaatATGGGTTGAAGCAGTCACTTTCATAGCCATCACTAAGAAAGAGGTGGTAGAATTCGTGCATTCCAAcatcatttttcattttggtATTCCCAAAACTATCATTACAAacaatgctgcaaatttgaatagccatttgatgagggaggtatgcaaaaaatttaagattacgcattgtaactctaccccttatcggcccaaagctaatggcACTGTTGAATCTacaaacaagaatatcaagaagatcctcaggaaaatcaaagttctagacaatggcataaaaa CCGAGATTAaggatgatgaatgggtcaagaccCAGTTAGAACAATTAACTATGATTAATGAAAAATGGATGGCCGCAGTTTGCcatgggcagttgtatcaacaaagaatggcccgtgcttacgaCAAGAAAGTGCAgcctagaaactttgaagtggggaaACTCGTTCTGAGACGTATTATACcacatcatgaggaagcaaaaggaaaatgttctccaaattggaaaggtccgTACATTGTAAGAAAACTGTTGCTGaaaggagcattgtatctgggagacatcgaaggaaatgatcccgaaacagctgtcaatgcagatgcggtcaaaag aaaGGAAGGCAAGATTGGTTTACAGGGTTTTTGTTTGACACAAGCTAATATTCAAGAAGGCACCCAGCCTCGGCAG CTTGAAGCCTATGGTCAAGAACTAAGACAGTCTATTCCTGGGAGTGATGTTGCAATCAACATATCAAAGGATGTTTTGGAAGAAGGAAAAATAAGGTTCTTGAGATTGTACATATGTTTCCAAGCTTTGAAGCTAGGATTCAAAAGTGGATTGAGAACACTTATTGGTTTGGATGGTACTTTCTTAAAG GGATTATTGGATGTTATGAGCACTGTACTTCCTGATGCTCATCACAGGTATTGTGCTAGACACATTGAATTCAACTAG